CCGCTGGCATCCAGCTCATTACCATTCACGGCCGCACCCGCATGCAGTTTTACGAAGGACGGGCGAACTGGGATGCCATTCGCGCCGTGCGCGAGGTGATTTCCGTGCCGCTGATTGCCAATGGCGATGTCGAGACCGCCGAAGATGCGCGTGAAATCCTCAGCCGTTCCGGCGCGGATGCCGTTATGGTCGGTCGCGGTGCACAGGGTCAACCCTGGCTGCCGGCGGTACTGGCCGGACACGCAGCGCCGCAACGCGCCGATATTGCCGATATCGCCGTCGAACATTACGACATGATGCTCGAATTTTATGGAAGGGAAGCCGGTCTTCGGCATGCCCGCAAACATCTGGGCTGGTATCTCGACCGTTTCGCGACGGAGATCGCCACCACCGACAAGGCTAAAATCATGACATCGCGTGATACGGGGGAAGTGGCTGATCTGCTGCGCTCCGCCCTTTGCGACAATGCGGGCGAAGAAGCCGCAAGGAAGGCCGCATGAGCGCTGATAAACACAGCCCGGCAGATGCGAACCCGCTCGCCATGGCGGTTCTGAACGCGGTGCAGAATCCCGTTATTCTGGTGGATGCCGAAGGTTTCATCGCTTTTGCCAATTGGGAAGCAGAAGCTTTTTTCGGGGCCAGCGCCTCCCATCTCGCCCGCTACCGCGTCTCCACCTTCATTCCCTTCGGCAGTCCGCTGCTTGCGCTGATCGATCAGGTGCGGGAACGCCGCGCGCCGGTAAATGAATATCGGGTCGATCTGAGCTCCCCCCGGCTTGGACAGGACAAGCTCGTCGATCTCTATGTCGCGCCTGTTGTCAGCGAGCCGGGGTCTGTTGTCGTCGTCTTCCAGGAACGGTCGATGGCTGACAAGATCGACCGGCAATTGACCCATCGGGCTGCTGCACGCTCTGTCACCGGCCTTGCCTCGATGCTGGCGCATGAGATTAAGAACCCGCTTTCGGGCATTCGTGGTGCCGCGCAGCTTCTCGAGACATCGGTTGCCGATGAGGACCGTGCGCTGACGCGGCTGATCTGCGACGAGACCGATCGTATCGTCTCGCTGGTTGACCGCATGGAAGTGTTCTCCGACGAGCGTCCGGTGGACCGCGTGCCAGTCAACATCCATTCGGTGCTCGACCATGTGAAGGCCATAGCCAAGGCTGGCTTTGCCCGCAACATCAAGATTTCCGAGAATTATGATCCATCGCTGCCGGCGGTCTATGCCAATCGCGACCAGCTGGTGCAGGTCTTTCTCAATCTGGTGAAAAATGCGGCGGAAGCCGTCGGGAATCAGTCGGAGGGCGAGATCGTGCTGACGACGGCATATCGTCCCGGCATGCGCATGTCCGTGGCCGGCAGCCGCGAACGCATCTCGCTGCCGCTTGAGTTTTGCGTGCATGACAATGGGCCGGGAGTGCCGGCCGATCTCCTGCCGCATCTCTTCGACCCCTTCATTACCACCAAGACGAATGGTTCGGGCCTGGGTCTGGCGCTTGTCGCCAAACTGATCGGCGCCCATGGCGGCATTGTCGAATGCGACAGCCAGAACCATCGCACGACTTTCCGCGTATTGATGCCCGTCTCGCCTGAAGTGGCGCTGGACGACCGCATCTTGCCGAACTCGACAGGAAATGACAGATGACAGCTACTATCCTCGTCGCCGATGATGATGCCGCGATCCGCACCGTGCTTAATCAGGCGCTCAGCCGTGCCGGTTACGATGTGCGCATCACGTCCAATGCCGCAACGCTCTGGCGCTGGGTTTCTGCCGGCGAGGGCGATCTGGTCGTTACCGATGTCGTGATGCCCGATGAAAACGCCTTCGATCTGCTTCCGCGCATCAAGAAGGCCCGCCCCGACCTGCCGGTTCTGGTGATGAGTGCCCAAAACACTTTCATGACCGCGATCAAGGCCTCGGAAAAGGGCGCTTACGATTACCTGCCCAAGCCCTTCGACCTGACGGAGCTGATTGCCATCATCGGCCGCGCCCTGTCGGAGCCGAAGCGCAAGCCCGCCAAACTGGACGACGATATGCAGGACGGCATGCCGCTCGTCGGCCGCTCGGCCGCCATGCAGGAAATCTACCGGGTTCTCGCCCGCCTGATGCAGACCGACCTGACGCTGATGATTACCGGCGAATCCGGCACCGGCAAGGAACTGGTGGCGCGCGCGCTGCATGATTACGGCAAGCGCCGCAACGGCCCCTTCGTCGCCATCAACATGGCGGCAATCCCGCGTGATCTGATCGAATCCGAACTGTTCGGCCATGAGAAGGGCGCCTTCACCGGCGCGCAGAACCGCTCGACCGGCCGTTTCGAACAGGCCGAGGGCGGCACGCTGTTTCTCGACGAAATCGGCGATATGCCAATGGACGCCCAGACGCGGCTGCTGCGCGTATTGCAGCAGGGCGAATATACGACGGTCGGCGGACGCACGCCGATCAGGACCGATGTTCGCATCGTCGCCGCCACCAACAAGGACCTGAAGCAGTCGATCAACCAGGGCCTTTTCCGCGAAGACCTCTATTACCGCCTGAACGTCGTGCCGCTGCGGCTGCCGCCGCTGCGCGACCGCGCTGAGGATATTCCCGATCTTGTGCGCCATTTCATCCAGACGGGTGAAAAGGAGGGGCTGGAAGGAAAACGCTTCGAGACCGAGGCGCTGGAAGTCATGAAGGCCTATGCCTGGCCCGGCAACGTGCGCGAACTCGAAAACCTGATCCGTCGCCTGATGGCGCTTTATCCGCAGGAAGTCATCACCCGCGAGATCATCGAGCAGGAATTGCAGTCGGATGTTCCAGACAGCCCGCTCGACAAGATGGCGGTCCGGACCGGCTCATTGACCATTTCGCAGGCGGTCGAGGAAAACATGCGGGATTATTTCGCAAGTTTCGGCGAAGGCCTGCCGCCGCCGGGTCTCTACGACCGTGTTCTGCGCGAACTGGAATATCCGCTCATTCTCGCTGCCCTGACGGCGACGCGCGGTAACCAGATCAAGGCTGCCGATCTTCTTGGCCTCAACCGCAATACGCTGCGCAAGAAGATTCGCGAGCTTGGCGTTTCCGTGTATCGCAGCTCCCGGCCCAGCTGAGAATGTTGACAAGGCCGCGGTTGTCGTTGCATTTTCGCCACATTGTGTTGCTTGGAAAACACTAGGATGGAGAGAGATTCGCCGGCACGAGGCGGATTCGCC
This region of Agrobacterium tumefaciens genomic DNA includes:
- the dusB gene encoding tRNA dihydrouridine synthase DusB, with translation MSGVTDLPFRQLAWRYGAGLVVTEMVASRELVANRGESWARLKNAGMVPHMVQLAGREAHFMAEAAKIAADNGAGIIDINMGCPAKKVTGGYSGSALMRDPDHALSLIEATVGAVDVPVTLKMRLGWDENTINAPEIARRAQAAGIQLITIHGRTRMQFYEGRANWDAIRAVREVISVPLIANGDVETAEDAREILSRSGADAVMVGRGAQGQPWLPAVLAGHAAPQRADIADIAVEHYDMMLEFYGREAGLRHARKHLGWYLDRFATEIATTDKAKIMTSRDTGEVADLLRSALCDNAGEEAARKAA
- a CDS encoding two-component system sensor histidine kinase NtrB, whose protein sequence is MSADKHSPADANPLAMAVLNAVQNPVILVDAEGFIAFANWEAEAFFGASASHLARYRVSTFIPFGSPLLALIDQVRERRAPVNEYRVDLSSPRLGQDKLVDLYVAPVVSEPGSVVVVFQERSMADKIDRQLTHRAAARSVTGLASMLAHEIKNPLSGIRGAAQLLETSVADEDRALTRLICDETDRIVSLVDRMEVFSDERPVDRVPVNIHSVLDHVKAIAKAGFARNIKISENYDPSLPAVYANRDQLVQVFLNLVKNAAEAVGNQSEGEIVLTTAYRPGMRMSVAGSRERISLPLEFCVHDNGPGVPADLLPHLFDPFITTKTNGSGLGLALVAKLIGAHGGIVECDSQNHRTTFRVLMPVSPEVALDDRILPNSTGNDR
- the ntrC gene encoding nitrogen regulation protein NR(I); its protein translation is MTATILVADDDAAIRTVLNQALSRAGYDVRITSNAATLWRWVSAGEGDLVVTDVVMPDENAFDLLPRIKKARPDLPVLVMSAQNTFMTAIKASEKGAYDYLPKPFDLTELIAIIGRALSEPKRKPAKLDDDMQDGMPLVGRSAAMQEIYRVLARLMQTDLTLMITGESGTGKELVARALHDYGKRRNGPFVAINMAAIPRDLIESELFGHEKGAFTGAQNRSTGRFEQAEGGTLFLDEIGDMPMDAQTRLLRVLQQGEYTTVGGRTPIRTDVRIVAATNKDLKQSINQGLFREDLYYRLNVVPLRLPPLRDRAEDIPDLVRHFIQTGEKEGLEGKRFETEALEVMKAYAWPGNVRELENLIRRLMALYPQEVITREIIEQELQSDVPDSPLDKMAVRTGSLTISQAVEENMRDYFASFGEGLPPPGLYDRVLRELEYPLILAALTATRGNQIKAADLLGLNRNTLRKKIRELGVSVYRSSRPS